A region of Paraburkholderia sp. BL23I1N1 DNA encodes the following proteins:
- the kdpC gene encoding potassium-transporting ATPase subunit KdpC, with the protein MKTLLRPLLVLFILMTVVTGVIYPIVVTAIGHTAFAHQANGSLLERNGKVAGSALIGQQFDAPFYFWGRLSATRPQPYNAQNSGGANLGPTNPALADEIKGRLDALKAAGNDMSQLVPVDLATSSGSGLDPEISPAAAACQAERVAKARGLPVDQVTNLIASNTSGRQFGIFGEARVNVLKLNVALDDLKPMH; encoded by the coding sequence ATGAAAACGCTGCTTCGTCCGCTATTGGTCCTGTTCATCCTGATGACAGTAGTCACCGGAGTGATCTACCCGATCGTTGTGACCGCAATCGGCCATACGGCCTTCGCGCACCAGGCGAACGGCAGTCTGCTCGAACGGAACGGCAAGGTGGCCGGCTCCGCGCTGATCGGCCAGCAGTTCGATGCGCCGTTCTATTTCTGGGGACGCCTGTCGGCCACCAGGCCCCAGCCCTATAACGCGCAGAACTCAGGGGGGGCGAACCTCGGTCCGACCAACCCCGCGCTCGCCGACGAAATCAAAGGCCGTCTCGATGCCTTGAAGGCGGCGGGTAACGACATGTCGCAACTGGTGCCAGTGGATCTGGCGACGTCGTCGGGCAGCGGGCTCGATCCGGAGATCAGTCCCGCGGCTGCGGCCTGTCAGGCGGAGCGCGTGGCGAAGGCCCGCGGCCTGCCGGTCGATCAGGTCACCAATCTGATTGCGAGTAACACGTCGGGGCGGCAGTTCGGCATTTTCGGCGAGGCACGCGTGAACGTGTTGAAGCTCAACGTGGCTTTGGACGATCTCAAGCCGATGCATTGA
- a CDS encoding universal stress protein, whose product MIRMLIPVLDHGGAVEAARYAAFMFLERGVTEVELLEVLEPVDQGRAAAFHTRSSLVRMEKNAMLKALIDARTVLEEAGVPYHWKRVFGHPAKAIAAYAATTQPDVMVIDASRMSLFRRLAMFAALSSRTPTPVTMVH is encoded by the coding sequence ATGATACGAATGCTGATTCCTGTTCTCGACCACGGCGGCGCGGTAGAAGCCGCGCGCTACGCGGCCTTCATGTTCCTGGAGCGCGGCGTCACTGAAGTCGAATTGCTCGAAGTACTCGAGCCCGTCGATCAGGGGCGCGCGGCAGCCTTCCACACCCGAAGCTCACTGGTGCGAATGGAAAAGAACGCCATGCTAAAAGCGCTGATCGATGCTCGCACCGTTCTCGAAGAAGCCGGCGTGCCGTACCACTGGAAGCGGGTATTCGGGCATCCCGCGAAAGCGATTGCTGCCTACGCGGCAACGACCCAGCCCGATGTCATGGTGATCGACGCGAGCCGTATGAGCCTGTTTAGAAGACTGGCGATGTTCGCCGCGCTGTCAAGTCGAACGCCCACGCCCGTGACCATGGTTCATTGA
- a CDS encoding response regulator, translated as MSDPTVTVVVIDADKAIRRFIRTCLEEAGMSVFEAQTGAQGLAHAATRLADLVIVDLSLPDMDGIEVIRELRVWSAMPVIVLSARSREEDKVAALDAGADDYLTKPFGLPELSARIRAHLRRQTGGGRVGVPQVQFGLVTIDLGERRVVRGSRIVHLSPTEYRLLSVLVRHPGRVLTHEQLLGEVLGPLQTDNHHYLRIYMGHLRHKLERDPAHPEHIVTEAGVGYRLVGVR; from the coding sequence ATGAGCGACCCCACCGTAACAGTCGTTGTGATCGACGCTGACAAGGCCATCCGCCGCTTCATTCGTACGTGCCTCGAAGAAGCCGGTATGAGCGTCTTCGAAGCGCAGACCGGCGCGCAAGGGCTGGCGCACGCTGCCACGCGGCTGGCGGATCTCGTCATTGTCGATCTGAGTTTGCCGGACATGGACGGCATCGAGGTAATCCGTGAGTTGCGGGTTTGGTCCGCCATGCCGGTCATCGTCCTGTCGGCGCGAAGCCGCGAGGAAGACAAGGTCGCCGCGCTCGACGCCGGCGCCGACGACTACCTCACCAAGCCGTTCGGACTCCCTGAACTCAGTGCGCGGATACGCGCGCATTTGCGCCGGCAGACGGGTGGCGGCAGGGTCGGCGTACCTCAGGTCCAGTTCGGCCTCGTCACGATCGATCTCGGCGAGAGGCGGGTTGTGCGCGGCAGCCGGATTGTCCATCTCAGCCCCACCGAATATCGCCTTCTCTCCGTGCTGGTGCGCCATCCTGGGCGCGTATTGACGCATGAACAACTGCTCGGCGAAGTATTGGGCCCCTTGCAAACCGACAACCACCACTACCTGCGAATTTACATGGGGCATCTGCGGCACAAGCTCGAACGCGATCCGGCGCATCCTGAACACATCGTCACCGAAGCGGGAGTGGGCTACCGGCTGGTTGGCGTGCGCTGA